A genomic window from Azotosporobacter soli includes:
- a CDS encoding amino acid permease, protein MSYLRTKSIESMLEGAEKKSLKKSLGALDLVMLGIGCIIGTGIFVLTGIAAAKYAGPGIMISFVMSGLTCAFAALAYAELASAVPIAGSAYTYTYATLGEIVAWIVGWNLVLEYSVGSAAVAAGWAGYVGGLLKSAGVTLPLAWTAVPADGGIANLPAIGICLFLTFLLVRGTKETASLNRILVFIKLAAVFIFLALAGPKVNPANWSPLMPFGFSGVAAGASIVFFAYIGFDAVATASEECRNPNRDLPIGIIGSLLVCTVLYIAVAAVLTGVVPYSELNNTEPVAYALRAIGYNFGSAMVGTGAICGITTVLLVLMYGQSRIFFAMSRDGLIPAGICKVHPTYGTPYIITIIAGIAVALIAGFLPIGIIAELTNIGTLFAFVVAAIGVAVLRVKQPDLVRPFRCPMVNVVAPLAVLSCGYLMYNLPMDTWIRFAVWSAIGFLVYFAYGYKNSTLNKDNRAA, encoded by the coding sequence ATGAGCTATTTACGGACTAAAAGTATCGAATCCATGTTAGAAGGTGCAGAAAAGAAAAGTCTCAAAAAATCCCTTGGAGCCCTCGATTTAGTCATGTTGGGCATCGGTTGCATTATCGGTACTGGTATTTTTGTTTTAACTGGTATTGCTGCAGCCAAATATGCCGGACCCGGTATTATGATTTCTTTTGTCATGTCTGGCCTTACCTGCGCCTTTGCCGCTTTAGCGTATGCTGAATTGGCTTCAGCGGTTCCAATTGCGGGCAGTGCATACACATACACCTACGCAACACTAGGAGAAATTGTTGCCTGGATTGTAGGCTGGAATTTGGTTCTTGAATATTCGGTTGGATCGGCAGCGGTTGCAGCCGGATGGGCCGGTTATGTAGGCGGCCTTCTAAAATCAGCAGGAGTTACATTGCCGTTGGCTTGGACAGCAGTACCGGCCGATGGCGGCATTGCGAATTTACCCGCTATTGGAATTTGTCTGTTTTTGACCTTCCTCTTGGTTCGCGGCACGAAGGAGACGGCTAGTTTAAACCGCATCTTAGTATTTATTAAATTAGCGGCTGTCTTTATCTTCCTGGCTTTGGCCGGTCCGAAGGTAAACCCTGCTAACTGGAGTCCGTTGATGCCGTTTGGTTTCTCCGGCGTTGCAGCGGGTGCCTCGATTGTATTTTTTGCTTACATCGGATTTGATGCGGTTGCAACGGCTTCGGAAGAATGTCGCAATCCGAATCGTGACCTGCCGATTGGCATTATTGGCTCACTTTTAGTCTGTACTGTACTTTATATCGCAGTTGCGGCGGTTCTTACCGGCGTTGTTCCTTACAGTGAATTAAATAATACGGAGCCGGTCGCTTACGCATTGCGTGCAATTGGTTATAACTTTGGTTCGGCCATGGTTGGTACTGGCGCAATTTGCGGTATTACTACGGTATTGTTAGTGCTTATGTACGGTCAAAGTCGTATTTTCTTTGCAATGTCGCGTGATGGCTTGATTCCCGCTGGTATTTGCAAAGTTCATCCAACTTATGGAACTCCTTATATCATCACGATTATCGCCGGTATTGCCGTTGCGCTGATCGCCGGATTCCTGCCGATAGGAATTATTGCCGAACTGACTAATATCGGTACGCTGTTTGCCTTCGTCGTCGCTGCTATTGGCGTTGCGGTATTGCGTGTGAAGCAACCGGATCTTGTTCGACCCTTCAGATGCCCGATGGTCAATGTCGTAGCACCGCTGGCGGTTCTAAGTTGCGGTTATCTGATGTATAATCTGCCGATGGATACTTGGATTCGTTTTGCAGTCTGGAGCGCCATTGGTTTTCTAGTCTACTTTGCATATGGATACAAGAATAGCACATTGAACAAAGATAATCGGGCAGCCTAA
- a CDS encoding RNA methyltransferase, with protein sequence MNQVITSLQNTTVKLVAALHAKKQRDKLGLFIAEGIRLVEEAAAEWPLHCFVYSEKLLLQPRGVALISTLEEKGVRGLLVSDAVYQKISLTESSQGVLALIPKRVTKMTDWNAEQLGCIAVLDEIQDPGNVGAIIRTAAAANCSGVVLTSGCADPFSDKAVRAAMGALFKIPVVENVAREELSAYCREKGIRLIATCLEGATSYEKLNYMGRNAIIFGNEGSGVHAELIKVSHDKIKIPLYHEVESLNVAAAAAVILYEVLRQKEIQIACNLQPDML encoded by the coding sequence GTGAATCAAGTGATAACTAGTCTGCAAAATACGACGGTAAAGCTAGTTGCTGCATTGCATGCGAAAAAACAGCGAGATAAGCTTGGTCTATTTATTGCAGAAGGGATACGCCTCGTAGAAGAGGCGGCTGCAGAATGGCCGCTGCATTGCTTTGTGTATTCTGAAAAACTGCTTCTTCAGCCGCGTGGCGTGGCTTTGATTTCGACATTGGAAGAAAAAGGCGTACGTGGTTTATTGGTCAGTGATGCTGTTTATCAAAAAATAAGCTTGACGGAGAGTTCGCAGGGCGTTTTAGCGCTTATACCAAAGCGTGTAACAAAGATGACGGATTGGAATGCTGAGCAACTTGGTTGCATCGCCGTTTTAGATGAAATCCAAGATCCGGGGAACGTAGGCGCCATCATCAGGACTGCAGCGGCGGCAAACTGCAGCGGTGTTGTTCTGACTTCTGGCTGTGCAGATCCTTTTTCTGATAAAGCGGTTCGTGCAGCGATGGGGGCATTGTTTAAGATCCCGGTAGTAGAAAATGTAGCGCGTGAAGAGCTGAGTGCCTATTGCCGTGAAAAAGGGATCCGCCTCATTGCCACCTGCTTGGAAGGCGCGACTTCTTATGAAAAGTTGAATTATATGGGCCGTAATGCAATCATTTTCGGCAATGAAGGTAGTGGAGTTCATGCCGAGTTAATTAAAGTTAGTCACGACAAGATTAAAATCCCTTTATATCATGAAGTGGAATCGCTTAATGTTGCGGCGGCCGCCGCTGTGATTTTGTATGAGGTGTTACGTCAGAAGGAAATTCAGATTGCTTGTAATCTGCAACCTGATATGCTATAA
- a CDS encoding DUF3656 domain-containing U32 family peptidase gives MAELLAPAGSFDALRAAVEAGADAIYLAGKMFGARAYAANFDDEELAKAVRYAHLHNVRIYVAVNTLLDEREFSAALKYIDYLNEICVDALIIQDLGLAALVKERFPDLHLHASTQMTVHNQAGVQFLAQQGFKRVVVSREMALADIEAICHATDTEIEVFIHGALCISYSGQCLMSSMIGGRSGNRGRCAQPCRLPYKLQDKQGNDLLANCAAGNYLLSPKDLNSLRLLPEMEQAGVTSFKIEGRMKKPEYVAVVVESYRKVMANPKIVKDEAACRKIEMNLAQIFNRDFTSDYLMGIKPTSDFMSHQRPNNRGIKIGRISGYDHAAKRVKIKLDEAVVKGDIIDIWVSVGGRVSLTLDEFTCDGYSREEAEAQEEIELAVPQPVRMNDRVFKVFDQRLMQHAREYFEKEKNQKRVFIRAKVIIEEGKAAILELSDKDGNIGKACTDFITEKAIKRAISKETVEQQINRLGNTIFALDFMQVDIQENVMVPVSELNELRRRAVKQLEEARLLHFSRAAKLNEKKFSSAGGKGMRERKAPRISIQVSDLADLTLAVDEGAGRIIFGGENFSHRFLTKEEYREAAAYCKTHKCQLIIATPKIIAAKNWDSFLRELDLAKEYKADGVLVGNLGALEIMRQQRDIPYYADYSLNIYNSQSGLFLSRQNCAGICLSPELTFNQISEITRNIPAGLEMECIVHGNLELMTSEYCMKGAFGGCKNCGDEIYYLEDRKEEHFPVVRDQYCRMHVLNGKTLDMLEHVERFSELGIDWIRIDGRYKELKLKEIVRKYVTAAAQRNVGNSIIENGGNNTITRGHYFRGVL, from the coding sequence ATGGCGGAATTATTAGCTCCGGCAGGCAGTTTTGATGCACTTCGCGCAGCTGTTGAAGCAGGGGCCGATGCGATATATTTGGCAGGCAAAATGTTTGGCGCTAGAGCCTACGCGGCAAATTTTGATGACGAAGAATTGGCGAAGGCGGTTCGTTATGCTCATTTGCATAACGTTCGAATATATGTGGCTGTGAATACACTGCTCGATGAACGGGAATTTTCAGCAGCGCTTAAGTATATTGATTATCTTAATGAAATCTGTGTGGATGCGCTAATCATACAGGACTTAGGACTGGCGGCGTTAGTAAAGGAACGTTTTCCCGACTTACATCTGCATGCGAGTACACAGATGACCGTGCATAATCAAGCGGGCGTTCAATTTTTAGCGCAGCAGGGATTTAAGCGCGTAGTGGTGTCAAGAGAGATGGCTTTGGCTGACATTGAAGCAATCTGTCATGCGACAGATACTGAAATTGAAGTATTCATCCATGGTGCGCTTTGTATATCCTATTCAGGGCAATGTCTGATGAGTAGTATGATTGGCGGACGAAGCGGCAACCGAGGGCGTTGTGCGCAACCGTGTCGTTTGCCGTATAAGCTGCAAGACAAGCAGGGAAATGATCTGTTGGCAAATTGTGCGGCAGGTAATTATTTACTAAGCCCTAAGGATTTGAATTCACTACGCTTACTCCCGGAGATGGAACAAGCGGGGGTCACTTCGTTTAAGATTGAAGGACGGATGAAAAAGCCGGAGTATGTGGCTGTTGTAGTGGAATCGTATCGCAAAGTAATGGCCAATCCTAAAATTGTTAAAGATGAGGCCGCCTGTCGCAAAATTGAGATGAATTTGGCGCAAATTTTCAATCGGGATTTTACGAGCGATTATTTAATGGGCATAAAACCAACTTCTGATTTTATGAGTCATCAAAGACCCAATAATCGCGGAATAAAGATTGGCCGCATTTCGGGCTACGATCATGCAGCAAAAAGAGTCAAGATTAAGCTCGACGAAGCCGTTGTCAAAGGCGATATTATTGATATTTGGGTAAGTGTTGGCGGAAGGGTCAGCTTGACGCTTGATGAATTCACCTGTGACGGGTACAGTCGTGAAGAGGCTGAAGCGCAAGAAGAAATTGAATTGGCTGTGCCTCAACCAGTGCGGATGAATGATCGCGTATTTAAGGTATTTGATCAACGTTTGATGCAGCATGCAAGAGAATATTTTGAAAAGGAAAAAAATCAGAAACGCGTTTTTATTCGTGCAAAAGTTATCATTGAAGAAGGTAAAGCGGCAATACTTGAATTGAGCGATAAAGACGGAAATATTGGGAAAGCATGTACTGATTTTATTACGGAAAAGGCGATTAAGCGTGCAATTAGTAAAGAAACCGTTGAACAACAAATAAATCGTCTTGGCAATACGATTTTTGCGCTGGATTTTATGCAAGTAGACATTCAAGAAAATGTAATGGTACCGGTCAGCGAGTTGAATGAACTTAGGCGACGCGCGGTAAAGCAGCTTGAAGAGGCGCGCCTTCTTCACTTTTCTCGTGCAGCGAAGCTGAATGAAAAAAAGTTTAGTAGCGCTGGGGGGAAAGGAATGCGTGAGAGAAAGGCGCCGCGTATTTCGATCCAGGTTTCTGATTTGGCAGATCTCACGCTCGCTGTTGATGAAGGGGCGGGGCGAATTATTTTCGGAGGCGAAAATTTTTCGCATCGTTTTTTGACGAAAGAAGAATATCGTGAGGCGGCCGCTTACTGCAAGACGCATAAATGTCAACTGATCATTGCAACCCCTAAAATTATTGCGGCAAAGAATTGGGATTCTTTTTTGCGCGAATTAGATTTGGCAAAAGAATATAAAGCGGATGGTGTTCTGGTCGGAAATCTAGGCGCGCTTGAAATTATGCGTCAGCAACGTGATATTCCTTATTATGCCGATTACTCATTGAATATCTATAATTCGCAGAGTGGCCTTTTTTTATCGCGTCAAAATTGTGCTGGCATCTGCTTGTCACCTGAGCTTACTTTTAACCAAATTAGCGAAATTACACGTAATATTCCTGCAGGGTTAGAAATGGAGTGCATTGTACATGGAAATTTGGAGTTGATGACGTCAGAGTATTGTATGAAAGGCGCGTTCGGCGGCTGCAAGAATTGCGGTGATGAAATATACTATCTGGAAGATCGCAAGGAAGAACATTTTCCGGTTGTGCGCGATCAATATTGCCGCATGCATGTCTTAAACGGCAAAACGCTTGACATGCTCGAGCACGTGGAACGCTTCAGCGAATTAGGAATTGACTGGATACGAATTGACGGGCGATATAAAGAACTGAAGCTTAAAGAAATCGTGAGAAAATATGTGACGGCGGCTGCGCAACGAAATGTGGGAAACTCTATTATTGAAAATGGAGGAAACAACACAATTACGCGTGGGCACTATTTTAGAGGTGTTTTATGA
- the pheS gene encoding phenylalanine--tRNA ligase subunit alpha → MEQELILLQQEAQQEIESAATVAALNETRIKYLGKKGQLTTVMKGMGKLSSEERPRIGQVVNEVRNNLEELMEKKGAQLGKAELEAKLATEKIDVTLPGRTIELGHVHPLTLTLDLVKGIFKNMGFAIAEGPEIEEDYYNFEALNLPPDHPARDMQDSFYVTSNLLLRTHTSPVQVRTMKAAEPNSPLRIIAPGKVYRCDYDATHSPMFHQVEGLVVDENISFADLKGTLETFIHEVFGKDVGVRFRPSYFPFTEPSAEVDISCVMCGGNGCRVCSNTGWLEILGSGMVHPKVLEMGGFDPEKVTGFAFGMGIERIAMLKYGIDDLRLFYENDIRFLHQFR, encoded by the coding sequence ATGGAACAAGAGCTGATCTTGTTGCAGCAAGAAGCGCAACAGGAAATTGAAAGTGCTGCGACGGTAGCGGCTTTGAATGAAACCCGCATAAAATATCTAGGGAAAAAAGGACAACTGACCACGGTAATGAAAGGGATGGGCAAACTGTCTTCGGAAGAGCGTCCAAGAATCGGCCAGGTTGTCAATGAGGTACGCAATAACCTGGAAGAATTGATGGAAAAGAAAGGTGCACAGCTTGGCAAAGCAGAGTTAGAAGCGAAACTAGCGACAGAGAAAATTGACGTTACATTGCCGGGCCGAACGATTGAGTTAGGGCACGTCCATCCGCTTACGTTGACGCTCGATTTGGTAAAGGGCATCTTTAAAAATATGGGCTTTGCGATTGCTGAAGGGCCTGAAATCGAAGAAGATTATTACAATTTTGAAGCGCTCAATTTGCCGCCGGATCATCCGGCACGAGATATGCAGGACTCCTTCTATGTAACATCCAACCTTTTGCTGCGCACGCACACCTCTCCGGTTCAAGTACGTACAATGAAAGCCGCCGAGCCCAATTCTCCGCTTCGTATCATTGCACCGGGCAAAGTGTACCGCTGTGACTATGATGCAACGCATTCACCGATGTTTCATCAGGTCGAAGGCCTTGTTGTTGATGAAAATATCAGTTTTGCTGATTTAAAAGGAACATTGGAAACGTTTATTCATGAGGTATTCGGCAAAGACGTTGGCGTCCGCTTCAGACCGAGTTATTTTCCTTTTACAGAACCTAGTGCAGAGGTAGATATTTCTTGCGTAATGTGCGGCGGTAACGGGTGTCGCGTTTGTTCGAACACCGGCTGGCTTGAAATATTGGGTTCAGGGATGGTTCATCCGAAAGTCCTTGAGATGGGCGGCTTTGACCCGGAAAAGGTAACTGGTTTTGCATTCGGTATGGGAATTGAGCGAATTGCTATGTTGAAATATGGAATTGATGATTTGCGTCTGTTTTATGAAAATGACATTCGCTTCTTACATCAATTTCGTTAG
- a CDS encoding endonuclease MutS2, producing MTRKAMSETVLRVLEYDKILERLAEKSSTRMGRELAENLHPSIEINEVSDWLMQTQEALSVLMAAPGFGLRGIWDIRQAVKRADVGGVLEAHELTQILSTAQGAKRVRTFFVEKKQVDTPILTALAEELCSMRQLENKIETSIDDHGKVRDDASIELLRIRRNIKRLQEEIKTKLDQVLHNSNFQKYFQDNIISMRGDRYVIPIKQEYRHVFPGIIHDQSASGATVFIEPMPVVQINNDLKQMLAAEKHEIERILLMLSAAVAVEADNLSHNGKILAHIDLNFAKAQLALEMKAQRADINNDKLISIKQGRHPLIPSEKVVPIDLELGGDASIMVITGPNTGGKTVCLKTLGLFVLMTQAGLFIPANFGSSIGVFRAVFADIGDEQSIEQSLSTFSAHMKNIVGILGDVNEDDLVLLDELGAGTDPEEGAALATSILEHLLALNCRSLATTHYSELKAFAYMTQGVQNASVEFDMETLSPTYRVLVGVPGSSNAFAISKRLGLPGYIVDRASILLAKEHRNLQNLLAELEKEKKVYREEMEQAEELHREMAENHRLLRREKERLREKQEKIIQKAKEEAEELVRRTKVEAADLIKQLKDQFNEKERHKRDATIAGVRKGLRELDPFILETETEEFDDADNSPFLVNEEIVIPSLGQTGIVLAIEAGGIVVQVGQMRLTMPRAQCRHKTEKQSGPSKNKSDRRKNSMVEPMQIKSANRQLDLRGLLVEEAIERLDKHIDDAILSGNRDLLIIHGKGTGALRKGVREYLAANAYVEKFQLAELNEGGDGATVAWLK from the coding sequence ATGACAAGGAAGGCAATGAGTGAAACCGTGCTGCGCGTTTTGGAGTATGACAAGATTCTGGAACGGTTGGCAGAAAAAAGCAGCACGCGTATGGGGCGGGAATTAGCGGAAAATCTTCACCCCAGCATTGAAATTAATGAGGTTTCGGACTGGTTGATGCAAACACAAGAAGCGCTAAGCGTGCTTATGGCAGCGCCCGGATTTGGACTCAGAGGGATATGGGATATCCGCCAAGCAGTAAAGCGGGCCGATGTCGGCGGCGTACTTGAAGCGCATGAATTGACGCAAATTCTTTCGACCGCGCAAGGGGCAAAGCGGGTACGGACTTTTTTTGTTGAAAAAAAACAAGTCGATACGCCGATTTTGACGGCACTGGCGGAAGAATTATGCAGTATGCGTCAGTTGGAAAATAAAATTGAAACATCAATAGATGATCATGGTAAGGTACGTGATGACGCCAGTATTGAGTTATTACGAATCAGACGTAACATTAAACGCCTGCAGGAAGAAATTAAAACAAAATTAGATCAGGTTTTACACAATAGCAATTTTCAGAAATACTTTCAGGACAATATCATCTCGATGCGCGGCGATCGCTATGTTATACCGATCAAGCAGGAATATCGCCACGTTTTCCCGGGCATTATACATGACCAATCTGCCAGCGGCGCGACGGTATTTATCGAGCCTATGCCTGTCGTGCAAATTAATAATGATCTCAAACAAATGTTGGCGGCAGAAAAACATGAAATTGAGCGAATTCTATTGATGCTTTCAGCCGCAGTTGCCGTTGAGGCCGATAATTTGAGCCATAACGGAAAGATATTAGCACACATCGATCTTAATTTTGCGAAAGCGCAATTGGCATTGGAAATGAAAGCACAACGGGCTGATATTAACAACGATAAACTGATTTCTATTAAACAAGGGCGTCATCCGTTGATTCCCTCTGAGAAGGTTGTACCCATTGATTTGGAGCTTGGAGGCGACGCTTCCATTATGGTTATAACCGGTCCGAATACGGGGGGCAAAACTGTTTGTCTTAAAACACTGGGCTTATTTGTTTTGATGACGCAGGCAGGCCTCTTTATTCCAGCTAATTTTGGCAGTTCAATCGGCGTGTTTCGTGCGGTGTTTGCAGATATTGGCGATGAACAAAGTATTGAACAGAGCCTGAGTACCTTTTCTGCCCATATGAAAAACATAGTCGGAATTTTAGGTGATGTTAATGAAGACGACCTAGTGTTACTTGACGAATTGGGAGCGGGAACAGATCCGGAAGAAGGGGCGGCGCTGGCGACTTCTATTTTAGAACACTTGCTTGCATTAAATTGCCGCTCTCTTGCAACGACGCATTACAGCGAGTTGAAAGCTTTCGCCTATATGACGCAAGGCGTGCAAAATGCTAGTGTCGAATTTGATATGGAAACGTTGTCGCCAACGTATCGTGTTTTGGTCGGCGTTCCGGGCAGCAGCAATGCATTTGCGATCAGTAAGCGTCTTGGTTTGCCAGGTTATATTGTTGATCGCGCCAGCATTCTGCTGGCGAAAGAACATCGTAATTTGCAAAACTTGCTTGCTGAACTGGAAAAAGAAAAAAAGGTATACCGGGAGGAAATGGAGCAGGCGGAAGAGTTGCACCGGGAAATGGCGGAGAACCATCGTTTGCTGCGGCGTGAAAAAGAACGGCTTCGCGAAAAGCAGGAAAAAATCATTCAAAAAGCCAAAGAGGAAGCCGAAGAATTAGTGCGTAGAACTAAAGTGGAAGCAGCGGATTTGATTAAACAGCTTAAAGACCAATTTAATGAAAAAGAGCGCCATAAACGCGATGCGACGATTGCAGGTGTTCGTAAAGGGTTGCGTGAATTGGATCCGTTTATTTTGGAAACCGAGACAGAAGAATTTGACGATGCCGACAACAGTCCTTTTCTTGTCAATGAAGAGATCGTAATCCCGAGTCTTGGACAAACAGGAATTGTTTTAGCGATTGAAGCAGGAGGAATTGTTGTGCAGGTTGGACAAATGCGCCTTACCATGCCACGAGCTCAATGCCGCCATAAAACGGAAAAACAGAGTGGTCCGAGTAAAAACAAATCCGATAGGCGTAAAAATAGCATGGTTGAACCTATGCAAATAAAGAGTGCAAATAGACAGCTTGATCTGAGAGGGTTATTGGTAGAGGAAGCGATTGAACGTCTGGATAAGCACATTGATGATGCAATCCTGTCTGGAAACCGTGATCTTTTAATTATTCATGGCAAAGGGACAGGAGCCTTGCGCAAAGGAGTCAGAGAATATCTGGCGGCTAACGCTTATGTCGAGAAATTTCAACTGGCTGAATTAAATGAAGGCGGCGACGGAGCAACTGTTGCTTGGTTAAAATGA
- a CDS encoding cell division protein ZapA: protein MQKDASVEKERKKNKITVEIFGELYALKSDGEIDQVMKVAALVDTQMKRVSRQNIRLSPVKVAVLAALNLAEEYAQLENDYKQLLKMVKEEGQS, encoded by the coding sequence ATGCAAAAAGATGCAAGTGTTGAAAAAGAGCGTAAAAAGAATAAAATAACCGTAGAAATATTTGGCGAATTATATGCACTGAAGAGTGATGGTGAAATTGATCAAGTCATGAAAGTGGCTGCGCTAGTAGATACCCAAATGAAACGCGTATCGCGACAGAACATACGGTTGTCTCCGGTCAAAGTGGCTGTATTGGCAGCACTTAACTTAGCAGAAGAATATGCTCAATTAGAAAACGACTACAAACAACTACTGAAAATGGTCAAAGAAGAAGGTCAATCATGA
- the pheT gene encoding phenylalanine--tRNA ligase subunit beta, giving the protein MQAPISWLKEYVEFDQTPDELAHQLTMAGVPVATIHYPAQSVNNVITGRIIEMKKHPNADKLSICTVDVGRAETLTIVTGAANVRVGHVVPVATEGAELPNGVTIAPTELRGVRSFGMLCSGDELCLNKELVSIEIPDGILLLPQETAIGVDVRTAMGWDDAILEFELTANRADCFSIKGIAREIAALNSTNLKATILNVRENEAVSSKSQVSIEIEEKKLCSRFAIRVLQNIKVGDSPQWLRDRLHKAGMRSINNVVDVTNYVMLELGQPLHAYDQNMIAKHRLVVRKAHQGEKLTTLDEVKRELTNDMLVIADEVQAVGIAGVMGGLASEVTASTSTILLEAAAFDGTSVRRTARALGLRSEASSRFEKGVDVANLTRALDRAAQLLEKVAAAQVMEGIVEEYPEFTLQRQLELIPQKANRYLGTAMSEQEMADILKRLGFEIVSAATDKISVIVPAWRGDVTLAVDLYEELARIYGFDRIEAKAPRGEMVRGSESVRQSVISRLKQCLTAAGMDETISFSFSHPSVFDKLNLAENDRQRQAVPLLNPITEDFPIMRTTLLANLLETAVKNLSRRNDDLKLYEVGAVYLPKNLPMSELPSEPWRLSGLLIGRRNPVAWCLNDENVDFYDAKGIVEKLLQSVGLNFTVESTACPTYHPGRSAVFIVGGEEVAWVGELHPLVSERFDIDKRVYLFDIDLDRVITLLTEKIVYQALPKFPSIQRDLAIVVKRDIEVQGILTLIKKEGGPLLTEVRLFDVYTGEQIDNRLKSLAISIIFRDPSKTLSESDIEGHYENILVRLEEKYGAELRK; this is encoded by the coding sequence ATGCAAGCACCCATCAGTTGGTTGAAGGAATATGTTGAATTTGATCAGACTCCGGATGAATTGGCACATCAACTCACGATGGCCGGCGTTCCGGTAGCGACGATCCATTATCCGGCGCAGTCTGTCAATAATGTGATAACCGGTCGCATCATCGAAATGAAAAAGCATCCTAACGCAGACAAACTTTCAATTTGCACAGTGGATGTCGGCAGGGCAGAAACGCTAACCATTGTGACTGGAGCTGCCAATGTCCGCGTTGGTCATGTAGTGCCAGTTGCAACGGAAGGGGCGGAGCTTCCTAACGGAGTAACAATTGCTCCGACGGAATTGCGTGGCGTGCGATCCTTTGGCATGCTGTGCTCCGGAGATGAATTGTGCTTGAACAAGGAACTCGTGTCAATCGAAATACCTGATGGCATCTTATTGTTGCCGCAAGAGACTGCTATTGGCGTGGATGTTCGGACTGCAATGGGGTGGGATGATGCGATTCTTGAATTTGAACTTACTGCGAATCGGGCAGATTGCTTCAGTATTAAAGGAATCGCTCGAGAAATTGCCGCGTTGAATAGCACAAATCTGAAAGCGACAATTCTCAATGTAAGGGAAAACGAAGCTGTTTCCAGCAAATCGCAGGTTTCAATTGAAATTGAGGAAAAAAAGCTTTGCAGCCGTTTTGCGATACGTGTACTGCAAAATATAAAGGTTGGCGATTCGCCGCAATGGCTGCGTGATCGACTGCACAAAGCAGGTATGCGTTCAATCAACAATGTAGTTGACGTGACTAATTATGTAATGCTTGAATTGGGTCAACCATTACATGCCTATGATCAAAATATGATTGCCAAACATAGATTGGTCGTGCGCAAAGCACATCAAGGGGAAAAACTCACGACGCTCGATGAGGTGAAGCGTGAATTAACAAACGATATGTTGGTTATTGCCGATGAAGTGCAAGCAGTAGGGATTGCGGGCGTAATGGGTGGTTTGGCTAGCGAAGTGACTGCTTCAACCAGCACGATACTGCTTGAAGCGGCAGCGTTTGACGGAACGAGCGTTAGACGTACGGCGCGTGCGCTTGGTTTGCGTTCAGAAGCATCTTCGCGTTTTGAAAAAGGCGTTGATGTTGCAAACCTGACCCGAGCATTGGACCGGGCTGCGCAGTTGTTAGAAAAAGTGGCGGCAGCTCAAGTAATGGAAGGCATTGTGGAAGAATATCCTGAATTTACATTGCAGCGTCAATTGGAATTGATTCCTCAAAAGGCAAATCGATATCTTGGTACGGCAATGAGTGAACAAGAAATGGCGGATATTCTAAAGCGTCTAGGGTTTGAAATTGTTTCTGCCGCAACGGATAAGATTAGCGTGATTGTTCCTGCATGGCGCGGCGATGTCACGCTGGCTGTCGATTTATATGAAGAACTGGCGCGAATATACGGTTTCGATCGGATTGAAGCTAAGGCGCCGCGTGGAGAAATGGTTCGAGGCAGTGAAAGCGTACGTCAGAGTGTAATTAGCCGACTTAAACAGTGTCTTACAGCAGCTGGGATGGATGAAACGATCAGTTTCAGTTTTTCGCATCCAAGCGTGTTTGATAAACTAAATTTAGCGGAAAATGACCGGCAGCGCCAAGCCGTTCCATTGCTGAATCCGATAACGGAAGATTTTCCAATCATGCGTACGACGTTACTTGCGAATCTTTTGGAAACTGCAGTGAAGAATCTGTCGCGACGCAATGATGACTTAAAATTGTATGAAGTGGGTGCGGTGTATCTTCCGAAAAATCTGCCGATGAGTGAATTGCCGAGCGAACCTTGGCGGCTCAGCGGACTGCTTATCGGTCGACGCAATCCGGTGGCATGGTGTTTGAATGATGAAAATGTCGATTTTTATGATGCGAAAGGCATTGTAGAAAAATTGTTGCAGTCCGTTGGATTGAACTTTACTGTCGAGTCTACTGCCTGCCCGACATATCATCCAGGACGTAGTGCGGTCTTCATTGTTGGCGGCGAAGAAGTGGCTTGGGTTGGTGAACTTCATCCGCTCGTTTCTGAACGGTTTGACATTGATAAACGCGTGTATCTATTCGACATTGATTTGGATAGAGTGATCACGCTGCTGACTGAAAAAATTGTTTATCAAGCATTGCCTAAATTTCCGTCTATTCAGCGCGATTTGGCCATTGTTGTAAAACGCGATATAGAAGTGCAGGGGATTTTGACATTGATCAAAAAAGAAGGCGGTCCGTTATTGACGGAAGTACGATTGTTTGACGTCTATACCGGCGAACAAATTGACAATAGGCTGAAAAGTTTAGCAATTTCGATAATTTTCCGCGATCCGAGCAAGACTTTGTCGGAAAGTGACATTGAAGGTCACTACGAAAACATCTTAGTCCGCTTGGAAGAGAAATATGGAGCCGAGTTACGAAAATAA